In the genome of Candidatus Eremiobacteraceae bacterium, the window GGTTGGCATCTGCCGACACGTCGCCGATGGTGCGCATCGAGCAACCTGTGTCATGCTGCCATGCAGGTTTCGGGAAGACTTGGCTGCAGCCGCTGCCGGCGCCCGACCAAACCGTCTCCGTCCATCCGCGCGTGCCGCCGCCTCTTTGCAGAGTGGTGCCGCCAACAGCTGTCACGTATTGCGAACCGGCAGGGAACTGCGGGCCGTAGCCGCCGTCGCCGGTGCTCGCCGTGATCATATGCCCCGGATGGTGGTAGGCGTAGTTGTTTCCGCCTTGGCCGCCGGACTCGCCGCCGCCGTAGCTATTGCTGATCGCGTTTGCGCCCAGCCGAGCAGCTTCATCGACCGCCAGCGCGAGCGAGTGGAACGAATTATCGTCGCCTTCGACGAGCAGGATGTGGCAGTTCGGACATATCGCAGACACCATGTCCACGTCGAGCGAGATCTCTTGCGCCCATCCCGAGTTCGGCCCAGGATAGTGGCCGCGCACTCCGCGTTGATTCACTTTGCGGAAGCAGTGGTTTGCAGTGGAGCATACGCTCAATCCGAAGTTTGAACGGTAGATCGCAAGATCAGACTCTGCGGTGGGATCGTCAAACGCGTCGACGATGCCGACGGTCTGGTTGGCGCCCTTCGTCGCAGAAGGTAGATTGTAGGCGGATTGGAGATCCGTGGGGCCGTAGCCGCCGACGTCGGGCGTGATGTGGCCGCCGATGTCGGTTCGTACGTATGAGAAACAGCGCGCGTAGCCTTCTTGGACTGCGCCGCAGACTTGGCGGATGTTCGGGTCCATGCTGCGCGCGACGAGCTGGCCGAAGCTGCCGCCGAGTGGGGTGGTGCCTCCCGACATTTGCGGAATAGCGCTTGAAGCTCCATGACTGCCGCATGCCGCTAACAGCAAGGGCAACGCCAAAAGCGCGACCGGGCGAAGAAAACGGTGCATCCGTGGCCTCCTACATTAAAGTTGAACAAAGCAGAATTAGCGGACGAGAGTCCGGTAGCGGTGCTTGGCATTCAATTGTCACTTTTTACGGGGTAGGCCTGTCGCTGAGTGGTCCTAATTATATTGGGACCATCCGCCTCATTTGCTGCTGAAAAGTTCACAGCGAGTGGAGGGCGTCTAGCCTTCTTGAGGTAAGCCGCGACGATGCACGTGCAGTCCGTGGATGCATCCGATATCCGCTCCGCCGCAGATCGATTGAAGGGCGTGGCGCATCGCACGCCGGTCTTGACGAGCACTGCTCTAGACCACGTTGCCGGCGCCAGCGTCTTTGTCAAGTGCGAGAATTTCCAACGGGTAGGCGCGTTCAAGTTCCGTGGCGCCTACAACGCGCTCTCCAAACTCGACCAAGATGAACGGCGCCGCGGCGTCGTAGCATTTTCATCCGGAAATCACGCACAGGGCGTCGCGTTGGCGGCGCATCTGCTCAAGATCGACGCGACGATCGTCATGCCGGCCGACGCCTCGCGCATGAAGCTAGAAGCGACGGCGGGTTACGGCGCTAAGGTCGTGACCTACGACCAACGCACCGAAGACCGGGAAGCGATCGCCCGGAGATTGGTCGACGAAAGCGGTGCGACGCTGATACCGCCATATGACCACCCCGATATCATCGCGGGCCAGGGTACGGCGGGGCTCGAGCTTTGCGAGGACGTCGTTGATCTTGACGTCATCCTCGTGCCGCTTGGGGGCGGCGGATTACTGGCAGGCACTGCCACCGCGGTGAAAGACATGCAACCCAAGTGTGAAGTCTACGGCGTCGAGCCGGAAGCTGCAAACGATTGGTATCTGTCATGGGAACTCGGTGAGCGCGTCGCGATCGCTGCACCGGACACCATCGCCGAAGGCGTGCGCACGACCGAACCCGGCAAAGTGCCGTGGCCGATCGTGCGTGCTCGTGCCGCCGGCGTGCTGCTTGTGAGCGATGATGAGATCTGCGCCGCCATGCGCTTCGCGGCGCAGCGTTTGAAGATCGTCGTCGAACCGGCGGGCGCCACCGTGCTTGCGGCGGCGATGTCACGGCGCATTCCGTCGAAGCCTAAGAGAATCGGCGTCATCGTGAGCGGCGGCAACGTGGACCCCGAGACATTCGCCGCGCTGTGCGCGCGGGGCGCCTAGCGGAGGGCAGGGCCGCGGCCTACGCGACCGAACAAAGAGCGCATGACGCAAACATCGGGCGCGATGCTCGACAAATACGATCCGGCGGCGATCGAATCGTCATGGTACGAGCGGTGGGAAGCCGCCGGCTTGTTCCATGTCGAGCCCGATCCTTCCAAACCTCCATTCGTCATCGCGATGCCGCCCCCGAACATCACCGGCCGCGCGCACATGGGGCACGCTTCCACCTACACGCCGATGGACGTCCTCACGCGTTTTCACAAAATGCTCGGCGACAATGCGGTCTGGCTTCCCGGTCAAGACCACGCCGCCATCGCCACCCAAAACGTGTTGGAGAAGAAGCTCGCAGGCGAAGGACGCACGCGCTTCGACCTCGGACGTGACAAATTCGTCGAACTTTTCTGGGAGTGGCGAAAAGAGTACGGCGGCATTTTGTACCAGCAGTTCCGTGCGCTCGGATTCGGGCCCGATTGGGAACGCGATCGATTCACGATGGACGACGGCTTGAGCAAGGCGGTCATCCACGTCTTCGTCGCATTGTATGAAGAAGGTCTCGTCTATCGCGGCACGCGGCTGATCAACTGGTGTCCGCGATGCACGTCCACACTGTCCGACTCCGAAGTAGAGCGCGAAGACCGGCCCGGCGTGCTGTATCACGTGCGCTACCGCGATGCCGCGGGAGGCGAGGGCCTCGTCATCGCGACCACGAGACCCGAAACCATCTTCGCCGACGTGGCCGTGGCCGTGCACCCAGATGACGCGCGCTACAAACATCTCGTCGGCACGACAGTGCAACGGCCGCTCTTGCCAGCGCCCATTCCGGTCATCGCCGACGCTGCAGTCGAGCGCGAGTTCGGCACGGGCGCCCTCAAGATCACGCCGGCTCACGATCAAACCGATTTCGAGATCGGAGAGCGGCATTCGCTGCCGTCCCCGACGGTCATCGGCTTCGACGGCGATATGACGGGCGATGTCGAGCCCGAATTCGCCGGCATGGAACGTTTTGCGGCGCGAACGCTCGCGGTGAAGCGTCTGCGCGAGCGGGGAGCGCTCGTGGACGAACAGCCGCACGTGGTCAATGTGGGGCTTTGCTATCGCTGCGATACCGTCGTCGAGCCGCTCCTTTCTTTGCAGTGGTTCGTGAAGATGAAGCCGCTCGCAGCGCCCGCGCTCGAGTCGTCTCGGTCCGGTCGGCTTGGGTTCACGCCCGAGCGTTACCGGCGCATCTATGAAGAGTGGTTGGAGAAGATCCGTGACTGGAACATCTCACGCCA includes:
- a CDS encoding threo-3-hydroxy-L-aspartate ammonia-lyase, giving the protein MHVQSVDASDIRSAADRLKGVAHRTPVLTSTALDHVAGASVFVKCENFQRVGAFKFRGAYNALSKLDQDERRRGVVAFSSGNHAQGVALAAHLLKIDATIVMPADASRMKLEATAGYGAKVVTYDQRTEDREAIARRLVDESGATLIPPYDHPDIIAGQGTAGLELCEDVVDLDVILVPLGGGGLLAGTATAVKDMQPKCEVYGVEPEAANDWYLSWELGERVAIAAPDTIAEGVRTTEPGKVPWPIVRARAAGVLLVSDDEICAAMRFAAQRLKIVVEPAGATVLAAAMSRRIPSKPKRIGVIVSGGNVDPETFAALCARGA